One Thunnus thynnus chromosome 18, fThuThy2.1, whole genome shotgun sequence genomic region harbors:
- the LOC137169566 gene encoding trace amine-associated receptor 1-like, producing MEPEVNVNRTDVTDIHPCYEIDHFKYILANTPSFICILLYIFLVLLSVVTICGNLLVIISIIYFKQLHTPTNYLILSLAVADLLVGIIVFPFSMAFSLSSCLYHEDLFCKIRGSFDISLSTCSILNLCCISIDRYYAVCQPLTYRTKINHHVVVIMILVSWGISVLIGIAVIIAGLNSEKCEERCLIDVLMANTIGPILSFYLPVIIMLCIYLKIFIVAQRQARSIQSTKSGPKVSKMERKATKSLSIVMGIFLMCWLPFFIFITFLPFSNDSVPVPVIETLNWLTLSNSMLNPFIYAFFYSWFRSAFRMIISGRIFQGDFANSKLL from the coding sequence ATGGAACCAGAAGTCAATGTCAACAGGACTGACGTGACTGACATACATCCCTGCTATGAAATAGATCATTTCAAGTACATACTGGCAAATACCCCTTcctttatatgtatattattatatatcttCCTTGTATTATTGTCTGTTGTCACAATATGTGGAAACCTTCTTGTAATAATCTCTATCATTTACTTCAAACAGCTCCACACTCCTACTAACTACCTCATCCTGTCTCTAGCTGTGGCTGACCTGCTTGTTGGGATTATAGTCTTTCCTTTCAGCATGGCATTCTCTCTTAGCTCATGTCTGTATCACGAggatttattttgcaaaattcGAGGCAGTTTTGACATATCACTGAGCACATGTTCTATTCTGAACTTATGTTGTATTTCTATAGACAGATATTATGCAGTGTGTCAGCCTCTGACTTACAGGACTAAAATAAATCATCATGTTGTTGTGATCATGATCTTGGTGAGCTGGGGcatctctgttctgattggaaTTGCTGTCATAATTGCTGgattaaacagtgaaaaatgtgagGAAAGGTGTTTAATTGATGTTCTCATGGCAAACACCATCGGAcctattttatctttttaccTCCCAGTGATCATAATGCTCTGTATCTACTTGAAGATTTTTATTGTTGCACAGAGACAGGCACGCAGCATCCAGAGCACAAAGTCTGGACCCAAAGTCAGTAAGATGGAGAGAAAGGCCACCAAAAGTCTGTCCATTGTGATGGGAATTTTTTTGATGTGTTGGcttcctttctttatttttatcaccTTTCTGCCTTTTAGTAATGATTCAGTACCAGTGCCTGTGATAGAAACACTTAACTGGCTAACACTGTCTAATTCAATGCTCAATCCATTTATTTATGCTTTCTTTTACAGCTGGTTCAGATCAGCTTTCAGGATGATAATTTCTGGAAGAATATTCCAAGGTGATTTTGCTAACTCAAAATTGCTTTGA
- the LOC137169567 gene encoding uncharacterized protein, whose product MNENWMILSWVMLQSECDKSLGPMYEGLAHCYNSAGVEKAKYQWVDRYCCAPFRVLDPEPHEHLQWDAWKITDAIVAEATSGKLANMCASRSRFNPDITVKLDLFHCMHRFTRECVSEHYPLDSTPCKFLSAAFSVVDQDDLQKLKEAYTLCGIVPANPTKQHIREHCRTKVPHPKELVESGGCSTPAILNWWVADTFWAGHGQLVKNK is encoded by the exons ATGAATGAAAATTGGATGATCCTGTCCTGGGTGATGCTTCAGTCAGAGTGTGACAAGTCCTTGGGGCCAATGTATGAGGGGCTGGCCCACTGCTACAACTCTGCTGGGGTAGAGAAGGCCAAGTACCAGTGGGTGGACAG ATACTGCTGTGCTCCATTCCGAGTCCTGGACCCTGAGCCTCATGAGCACCTTCAGTGGGATGCCTGGAAGATTACTGATGCCATCGTGGCTGAGGCCACCTCTGGAAAGTTGGCAAACATGTGTGCGTCACGCAGCAGGTTCAACCCGGACATCACTGTGAAGCTGGATTTGTTCCACTGCATGCATAGGTTTACAAGggagtgtgtgtctgaacacTATCCACTCGACAGCACCCCCTGCAAGTTCCTGTCTGCAGCATTCAGTGTGGTGGATCAGGATGACCTGCAGAAGCTGAAGGAAGCCTACACCCTCTGTGGGATTGTGCCTGCTAATCCTACCAAGCAGCACATCAGGGAACATTGCAGGACCAAGGTGCCTCATCCAAAAGAGCTGGTAGAGAGTGGAGGATGTTCTACACCAGCGATTCTCAACTGGTGGGTCGCGGACACGTTCTGGGCGGGTCACGGACAGCTtgtaaagaataaataa